One stretch of Cedecea neteri DNA includes these proteins:
- a CDS encoding methyltransferase domain-containing protein, translating into MDKRNVSQYYPDHRISPAAIQAAASLYHLSTVGPECARILEIGCGEGMSIAAHALAYPESQVIGIDIDESLIAAGQRHIQALGLSNIELFTAGLSDILGIEGGEFDYILVRGVFSLLGSQEREALLLWCRQNLSASGVICLHWYPSTGDHETAAIRDALSYHAARDGNSDPEAQVNAARGMLSYLAMTLPEGMLKVRIEEAEKESDLSLTLRYLSPGTASLSFSEFCHQASELGLSYVGDAVPQYELPHSYGEKVAALHALVAGQQRIAAQQYLDFAVSRRERFSLLSATSAEQHFPALPDSSRLDALYWAGNFSRKMNEHGNILNGHVGGNGQLSSSENPVTLRVLDVLGAAWPFSLSFEQLVINCRQPEDNADVRAAVLKVLEDLFVIQPSGLYWSCTPQAYDRAENDTLEAISPLKNGESEGNAPQIFQNLRGEEFSLTPEEWRYLQQGLTGVDAQAWQCFMSLRNKGALTGTSMAWKKQYQLFLRTGNRQFLLPLLNTLLLLSVSEQRGGLLSKDVNDLPQRESEGGEDIYDRINHLIGEKKIQNAKTLAEQLLIENPEDIAALRCYSRTLVLSNRWEEAIEVLCRLMGHYFSSLDIYYDLATGLQKTNKHYYAITLLQGLLRLEDNNVNFWHSLAYSYYQLGEMSLAEKCSRASLRSEGVKAIHYATMGVILSDSQKLDEAAWFLNKAIELDPSHFDYFTALLFAMTHDHKVTAEQLFQKHQQYGEAVGKWAKDCNLQLPYRGKKDPDKKLRVGFVSGDLRKHPVSHFLEPFWDGLDREHFELVGYSVSYVHDEVTDHLAAGSVLWRQVDRLSNQQLAEQIYQDGIDILFDLSGHTSDNRLPAFALRPAPVQISWIGYPGTTGLSTMDYRIVTATLAEPADLEQQLTESIMFIEMRKFFEPDPQSPDIAPLPALKNGYLTFGSFNRPKKINDEVLRVWATILTQCPDAKFIIGFMNDEKMVAGMTRKLERLGIDPSRLIFKKRAPLLDYLAYHHEIDILLDAFPYSGGTTSNHACWMGVPTLTLCGATMAARQGVDIMRIHGLEEFIAYGEEDYIRKALSWQDRVAELSEIRLTMRDRMPTETADGFNVADTFGRALREAWRIYCAGEARRTFTVLE; encoded by the coding sequence ATGGATAAGCGTAACGTGAGTCAGTATTACCCGGATCATCGTATTTCGCCCGCAGCTATTCAGGCTGCAGCCTCTCTCTACCATCTGTCCACGGTGGGGCCCGAGTGTGCCCGCATCCTTGAAATAGGGTGCGGTGAGGGAATGAGCATTGCGGCCCACGCGCTGGCGTACCCGGAAAGTCAGGTGATAGGGATTGATATTGATGAAAGCCTTATTGCCGCCGGACAGCGCCATATCCAGGCATTGGGGCTGAGTAATATTGAGCTGTTCACCGCCGGGCTGAGCGATATCCTGGGCATCGAGGGCGGGGAATTTGACTACATCCTGGTGCGCGGCGTTTTCTCTTTACTCGGCAGTCAGGAGCGAGAAGCGCTTTTGCTGTGGTGTCGGCAAAACCTGTCTGCATCCGGCGTTATCTGCCTGCACTGGTATCCTTCCACCGGTGACCACGAGACGGCGGCTATCCGCGATGCTCTTAGCTACCATGCTGCGCGTGATGGCAATAGCGATCCTGAAGCACAGGTCAATGCTGCGCGCGGCATGCTGAGCTATCTGGCGATGACCCTGCCGGAAGGCATGCTTAAAGTCCGGATTGAAGAGGCCGAGAAAGAGAGCGACCTCTCCCTGACCCTGCGCTATCTCTCTCCTGGCACGGCATCCCTGTCGTTTAGCGAATTTTGCCATCAGGCCAGCGAGCTGGGATTGAGCTATGTCGGCGATGCGGTGCCTCAGTATGAGTTGCCGCATTCCTATGGTGAAAAAGTGGCGGCGTTACACGCCCTGGTTGCCGGGCAGCAACGCATTGCCGCCCAGCAATATCTGGACTTTGCGGTATCGCGCCGCGAACGCTTCAGCCTGCTTAGCGCGACCAGCGCAGAGCAACATTTCCCGGCATTACCGGACAGCTCTCGCCTCGACGCGCTTTATTGGGCCGGGAACTTTAGCCGCAAAATGAACGAGCACGGCAATATATTGAACGGCCATGTTGGCGGCAATGGGCAGCTGTCGAGCAGCGAAAACCCGGTGACTTTACGTGTGCTGGATGTGCTGGGGGCCGCCTGGCCATTCAGCCTGAGCTTTGAACAACTGGTCATTAACTGTCGTCAGCCGGAAGATAACGCTGACGTTCGGGCAGCGGTGCTGAAAGTGCTGGAAGACTTGTTTGTTATTCAGCCTTCCGGCCTGTACTGGAGCTGCACTCCGCAGGCGTACGATCGGGCTGAGAATGACACGTTGGAGGCTATTTCCCCGCTTAAAAACGGTGAGTCTGAAGGGAATGCCCCGCAGATATTTCAGAACCTCCGGGGAGAGGAGTTCTCTCTGACGCCCGAAGAATGGCGCTACTTGCAACAGGGTTTGACCGGCGTGGATGCGCAAGCGTGGCAGTGTTTTATGTCACTGCGTAATAAAGGCGCGCTGACGGGCACCTCGATGGCATGGAAAAAGCAGTACCAGCTTTTTTTACGTACGGGAAATAGACAATTTTTGCTGCCGCTGTTGAACACTTTGCTGCTGCTTAGCGTTTCGGAACAGCGGGGAGGCTTGCTCAGTAAAGACGTGAATGACTTACCCCAGCGTGAATCAGAGGGTGGGGAAGATATTTATGACCGGATTAACCATTTAATTGGTGAGAAAAAGATTCAGAATGCAAAAACGCTGGCTGAGCAACTGCTGATAGAGAACCCGGAAGATATTGCCGCGCTTCGCTGCTATTCGCGAACCCTCGTGTTATCCAATCGCTGGGAAGAGGCCATTGAGGTTCTTTGCCGCCTGATGGGGCACTATTTCTCAAGTCTGGATATTTATTACGACCTGGCGACAGGCTTACAGAAAACAAACAAGCATTATTACGCCATTACCCTCTTGCAGGGCCTGCTGAGGCTGGAAGATAACAACGTTAATTTTTGGCATAGCCTGGCCTACTCTTATTACCAACTGGGCGAAATGTCGCTGGCGGAAAAATGTTCTCGCGCCTCGCTGCGCAGCGAGGGGGTAAAGGCAATTCACTATGCCACCATGGGCGTGATTCTCAGCGACAGTCAAAAACTCGATGAGGCGGCCTGGTTCCTTAACAAAGCCATAGAGCTTGATCCGAGCCATTTTGATTACTTTACCGCGCTGCTTTTTGCCATGACCCACGATCATAAGGTGACGGCAGAGCAGCTCTTCCAGAAACACCAGCAGTACGGTGAGGCGGTGGGGAAATGGGCTAAAGACTGTAATCTACAGCTGCCCTACCGTGGCAAAAAAGATCCTGATAAAAAACTGCGCGTGGGCTTTGTTTCCGGGGACTTACGTAAACATCCTGTGAGCCACTTCTTAGAGCCGTTCTGGGATGGGCTGGACAGAGAACATTTTGAGCTTGTGGGCTACAGCGTCTCTTATGTCCATGACGAGGTCACCGACCATCTTGCAGCCGGCTCGGTGCTGTGGCGACAGGTGGACAGGTTAAGTAACCAGCAGCTTGCCGAGCAAATTTATCAGGACGGGATTGATATCCTGTTCGATCTCTCCGGGCATACCTCAGACAACCGGCTACCGGCGTTTGCGCTGCGCCCGGCCCCGGTGCAAATCTCCTGGATTGGTTACCCTGGGACGACCGGTTTAAGCACGATGGATTATCGCATTGTGACCGCGACCCTTGCTGAGCCAGCCGATCTTGAACAGCAGCTGACCGAAAGCATCATGTTTATTGAGATGCGTAAGTTCTTTGAGCCCGATCCGCAAAGTCCTGATATTGCGCCACTCCCGGCGCTTAAAAATGGCTATCTGACCTTCGGCAGCTTCAATCGTCCTAAAAAAATCAACGATGAAGTGCTTAGGGTCTGGGCCACTATTCTGACGCAGTGTCCTGACGCCAAATTTATTATCGGTTTTATGAACGATGAAAAAATGGTGGCCGGGATGACGAGGAAGCTCGAACGGCTGGGTATTGACCCGTCGCGCCTGATTTTCAAGAAAAGAGCGCCGTTGCTCGATTATCTGGCCTACCACCATGAAATAGACATTTTGCTTGATGCGTTTCCTTATTCTGGCGGCACCACAAGCAACCATGCCTGCTGGATGGGCGTGCCGACGCTGACGCTCTGTGGCGCAACGATGGCTGCCCGTCAGGGCGTCGATATTATGCGTATTCATGGGCTGGAGGAGTTTATTGCCTACGGCGAAGAGGATTACATCCGGAAGGCATTGAGCTGGCAAGACCGGGTCGCCGAACTCAGTGAAATACGTCTGACGATGCGTGACAGAATGCCGACGGAAACCGCGGATGGCTTTAACGTCGCGGACACCTTTGGGCGAGCGTTGCGGGAAGCATGGCGAATTTACTGTGCCGGTGAAGCACGCCGGACGTTCACCGTATTGGAATAA